In Pseudonocardia sp. DSM 110487, the sequence TCCCTGCTCGGACCGCTGCCCGTGACGTTCACCGGGCACTCCTCCACCGGCGGCGCCCACGACGTGGCCTCCGACAGCCTCGCGCTGCACGTGCTCGCGGCGTCGCTGTGGGTTGGCGGGCTCGTCGCCGTGCTGCTGCTCGCCGCTGCGCGTGGCCCCGACCGGCTCGAGGCCATGGCCACCGCGATCCCGCGGTACTCGCGGTTGGCGCTGGCCTGCTGGCTCGTGGTCGCGGCCACCGGAGTGGTCAACGCACTCGTCCGGATCCCGCTCGACGCGCTGGCCGGGTCGACGTACGGGACGTTGGTGCTGGTCAAGGCGGGCGCGCTGCTCGGGCTGGGGCTGTTGGGGGCGCTGCACCGACGATCGTCGGTGGCTGCGGCCGCGCGTGGCGAGCCCGCCGCGCTGATGCGTCTCGGCGGGGTCGAGGTGCTGCTGATGCTCGCGACGATCGGTCTCGCCGTCGCGCTCGGCCGGACCGCGCCCCCGGACACCGGCGCTGGTCCGCCGTCGCGCGTCGAGGTCCTGATCGGCTACGACCTCGCCGGACCGCCGACGTTCGCGAGGCTCGCTCTCGACTGGCGGTTCGATCTGATCTTCGGGACCGCCGCGCTCGTGCTCGCCGCCGCGTACCTGCTGGGAGTGCGCAGGCTGCACCGCCGCGGCGACCGGTGGGTCACCGGCAGGACGGTGGCATGGCTCAGTGGTTGTGCTGCCCTGCTCGTCGCGACCAGCTCGGGCCTCGGGCGGTACGGGCCCGCGATGTTCAGCGTCCACATGGGCCAGCACATGATCCTCGGGATGCTGGTCCCGATCCTGCTGGTGCTCGGGGCGCCGGTGACGCTCGCGCTGCGGGCACTGCCGCCGGCCGGGCGCACGCGGCCGCCCGGACCGCGGGAATGGCTGCTGGCGGCCGTGCACTCGCCGCTCGCGCGCCTGCTCACGCACCCGCTGGTGGCGTTGGCGCTCTTCGTGGGCAGCTACTACGCGCTGTACTTCTCAGGGCTCTTCCCCGCCGCCTTGCCCGAGCACTGGGCGCACAAGGTCATGAACCTGCACTTCCTGCTGGTGGGGGCGCTGTTCTTCTGGCCGATCGTCGGCATCGACCCCGCACCGCGACGGCTGCCACCCGCTGCCCGGATGGGGCTCGTGTTCGCGTCCGTGCCGTTCCACGCGTTCTTCGGGGTGGCGGTCATGAGCGGCAACACGGCGCTGGGAGGGGACTACTACCGCAGCCTCGCCCTGCCGTGGGTGCCCGACGTGCTGGCTGACCAGCGGCTCGGCGGTGGTCTCGCCTGGGCCGCCGGCGAGATCCCGCTGCTCCTCGTGGTGATCGCGTTGGTCATCCAGTGGTCGCGCCAGGACGAACGGTCGGCGCGGCGCGCTGATCGACAGGCCGACCTGCACGGCGATGTCGACCTCGATGCCTACAACGCGATGCTCC encodes:
- a CDS encoding cytochrome c oxidase assembly protein, whose protein sequence is MAHASVEPAAPQPSTRPAAEVAGLVGVGVLIAVLVAAGLTALSGARPAAALGLPDPGTLTVVGLPAMRAVSEICMVLTIGAVLLAAFLVPPQRSGYLDVAGYRALRAASWTAAGWTVAASLMVPLSMADALGRPVDQLIDPATMLDLLPRLEPAVTWTVTALVAVLVLVGCRTVLTWGWTAVLLGISLLGPLPVTFTGHSSTGGAHDVASDSLALHVLAASLWVGGLVAVLLLAAARGPDRLEAMATAIPRYSRLALACWLVVAATGVVNALVRIPLDALAGSTYGTLVLVKAGALLGLGLLGALHRRSSVAAAARGEPAALMRLGGVEVLLMLATIGLAVALGRTAPPDTGAGPPSRVEVLIGYDLAGPPTFARLALDWRFDLIFGTAALVLAAAYLLGVRRLHRRGDRWVTGRTVAWLSGCAALLVATSSGLGRYGPAMFSVHMGQHMILGMLVPILLVLGAPVTLALRALPPAGRTRPPGPREWLLAAVHSPLARLLTHPLVALALFVGSYYALYFSGLFPAALPEHWAHKVMNLHFLLVGALFFWPIVGIDPAPRRLPPAARMGLVFASVPFHAFFGVAVMSGNTALGGDYYRSLALPWVPDVLADQRLGGGLAWAAGEIPLLLVVIALVIQWSRQDERSARRADRQADLHGDVDLDAYNAMLRRLATGEPPLVAQSDEIANEPGHTKETSPADGDGGAARSEASSEAVSAGHRDADSSVEQSGQTRDD